Proteins encoded in a region of the Diabrotica virgifera virgifera chromosome 4, PGI_DIABVI_V3a genome:
- the LOC126883740 gene encoding uncharacterized protein LOC126883740 → MDKLLKPDRLDIDSNSTNATQLWTHWKRTFQNFLEAANVSEDKDKLNLLVNYVNPVVYEAIGECTTYTDATATLEKLYIKQKSEIFARHTLSTRKQQVGESIDQYLLILKHLSKDCNFQAVSADRNKDDYIRDSFIRGLSASNIRQRLLESATLTLDQAYNSARALEMAQQQSDSYIMSNSIVNSITTDNTLQNTAHETDQNNSTSAATFSKCWFCGKSRHTRDRCPAKNHQCSCVY, encoded by the exons ATGGATAAACTACTCAAGCCTGATCGACTAGACATCGATTCCAATTCAACAAATGCAACACAACTCTGGACACACTGGAAGAGAACCTTTCAAAACTTTCTAGAAGCAGCTAATGTTTCTGAAGACAAAGATAAACTGAATTTATTGGTGAATTATGTAAATCCTGTAGTATATGAAGCTATAGGTGAATGTACCACCTACACTGATGCAACTGCTACCTTAGAAAAACTATACATAAAACAAAAGAGTGAAATATTTGCCCGGCACACATTATCTACACGAAAGCAACAAGTGGGTGAGTCCATTGATCAATATTTACTAATCTTAAAACACTTAAGTAAGGATTGCAATTTTCAAGCAGTGTCTGCTGATAGAAATAAAGACGATTACATCAGGGACTCTTTTATTCGAGGTTTAAGTGCTTCAAATATTAGGCAAAGACTACTTGAAAGCGCCACTTTAACATTAGATCAAGCATATAATTCAGCCAGAGCTTTAGAAATGGCCCAACAACAATCAGATTCATATATTATGTCAAATTCTATTGTAAATTCTATTACTACTGATAACACCCTTCAGAATACTGCACACGAAACTGATCAAAACAACTCGACTAGCGCAGCTACCTTTTCAAAATGCTGGTTTTGTGGAAAAAGTCGCCATACTAGAGATAGATGTCCTGCTAAAAATCACCAATGCTCTTGTG TTTATTAA